A genomic segment from Kyrpidia tusciae DSM 2912 encodes:
- a CDS encoding adenine phosphoribosyltransferase, translating into MDFQSHIRVIPDFPQPGVSFKDITPLLKDGRAYRAAIDSLVSLARPLAPDIVVGPEARGFVIGAPVAYAMGLGFVPVRKAGKLPAETVSVVYDLEYGSDRLDIHKDALRPGQRVLVADDLLATGGTIRSTIRLVEQLGAAVVGCVFLIELTELEGRAKLAGYDVLSLVQY; encoded by the coding sequence ATGGATTTTCAGTCGCACATTCGGGTCATCCCCGATTTCCCACAACCGGGGGTGTCGTTTAAAGACATCACGCCTCTGTTAAAGGATGGACGGGCATACCGGGCCGCCATCGACTCGTTGGTTTCCTTGGCCCGGCCCTTGGCGCCCGATATCGTCGTGGGTCCCGAGGCCCGGGGATTCGTCATCGGCGCCCCCGTGGCATACGCCATGGGATTGGGTTTTGTTCCGGTGCGCAAAGCGGGCAAGTTGCCTGCGGAGACAGTTTCCGTGGTGTATGATTTGGAATACGGAAGTGATCGCCTGGATATTCACAAAGATGCGTTGCGGCCGGGGCAGCGGGTGTTGGTGGCAGATGATCTTCTGGCCACCGGCGGCACCATTCGCTCGACGATTCGGTTGGTGGAGCAGTTGGGGGCGGCGGTGGTCGGCTGTGTTTTTCTTATCGAATTGACCGAGTTGGAGGGACGGGCGAAACTCGCCGGCTACGATGTCCTATCACTTGTCCAGTATTGA
- a CDS encoding RelA/SpoT family protein — MSYHLSSIESAETAPRKPDPAERAFDLLCEKVRGYAEDGEILRLREAYTLAKAAHAGQKRSSGEDYILHPIAVTEILADLHLDGTTLTAALLHDVVEDTPVTLEEIGKRFGPEVVALVDGVTKLRRIQYATREEQQAENLRKMLLAMAKDIRVILIKLADRLHNMRTLRHVPEQKQMRIAKETLEIFAPLAHRLGISRIQWELEDLALRYLNPQQYYRIANLMTKKRREREAYIQKVIDTLREKFVELNIKADISGRPKHIYSVYRKMVNQNKQFGEIYDLLAVRVIVDNIKDCYAILGVVHTLWRPLPGRFKDYIAMPKPNMYQSLHTTVIGPQGEPLEIQIRTWEMHRTAEYGIAAHWLYKQGGRTSDPSFQQKLAWFREILEWQQDFRDAQDFMETLKVDLFSDEVFVFTPKGDVVALPTGSVPIDFAYRIHTDIGNRCVGARVNGRIVPLDYQLKTGDIVEILTSKHSYGPSRDWLKIVKSSQAKSRIRQWFKKEHREENVGKGKELLDRELKKHGIEWADVPEAVWQETGEKLHYSKAEDLWAAVGYGAVGAQQAVGRVLERLRRDERVAPATVPGDARERKGDKSSSGIRVKGVDNLLVRFARCCNPVPGDEIVGYVTRGRGVSVHRANCPNLKQLSQSEGRLIDVSWESSPEISYNVEIEVTGLDRCGLINDVMNAVAETKTDITAVNGRADQHKMAIIHLSLNIRNVDHLHTVIEKIKRIRDIYTVRRVVQ; from the coding sequence ATGTCCTATCACTTGTCCAGTATTGAGTCGGCCGAAACGGCCCCGAGAAAACCGGATCCGGCAGAGCGGGCGTTCGATCTTCTTTGCGAGAAAGTGCGCGGCTATGCCGAGGACGGGGAGATTCTACGCCTGCGCGAGGCCTATACCCTGGCCAAAGCGGCGCACGCGGGCCAAAAACGCAGCTCTGGAGAAGATTATATTCTCCACCCCATCGCTGTAACGGAGATTCTGGCCGACCTCCATCTCGATGGCACGACGTTGACCGCTGCACTGTTACATGATGTGGTCGAAGATACGCCGGTGACGTTGGAGGAGATCGGGAAGCGGTTCGGGCCGGAAGTGGTGGCCTTGGTGGATGGCGTGACAAAGCTGCGCCGCATTCAGTACGCCACCCGGGAGGAGCAGCAGGCGGAGAACCTGCGCAAGATGCTTCTGGCCATGGCCAAAGATATCCGGGTGATTCTGATTAAACTGGCGGACCGGCTTCATAACATGCGGACCCTTCGCCACGTCCCCGAACAGAAGCAGATGCGGATCGCGAAAGAGACGTTGGAGATCTTTGCACCCCTTGCCCACAGGCTGGGTATCTCCCGGATTCAGTGGGAACTGGAAGACCTTGCGCTGCGCTACCTGAATCCTCAGCAATACTACCGCATCGCCAATTTGATGACCAAGAAGCGCCGGGAGCGGGAGGCGTACATCCAAAAGGTCATCGACACGTTAAGAGAAAAGTTCGTTGAGCTGAACATTAAAGCGGACATTTCCGGCCGGCCGAAACACATCTACAGTGTATATCGAAAGATGGTCAACCAGAACAAGCAGTTTGGTGAAATTTACGACTTATTGGCTGTTCGGGTGATTGTCGACAACATTAAAGACTGTTATGCGATTCTGGGTGTTGTGCACACCCTGTGGCGCCCTTTGCCGGGCCGGTTCAAGGATTACATTGCGATGCCAAAACCCAACATGTACCAAAGCCTCCACACCACTGTCATCGGCCCCCAAGGAGAGCCCCTGGAGATCCAGATCCGCACCTGGGAGATGCACCGCACCGCGGAGTATGGGATCGCCGCCCACTGGCTCTACAAGCAAGGCGGACGGACCTCCGATCCTTCCTTTCAGCAGAAACTCGCTTGGTTTCGGGAGATTCTCGAATGGCAACAAGATTTTCGCGATGCCCAGGATTTTATGGAGACGTTGAAGGTCGATCTCTTCTCCGATGAAGTGTTTGTCTTCACCCCCAAAGGGGATGTGGTGGCCCTGCCCACGGGATCGGTGCCCATCGATTTTGCCTACCGGATCCACACGGATATCGGAAACCGGTGTGTGGGCGCCCGGGTGAACGGCCGCATTGTGCCCTTGGATTATCAGTTGAAAACCGGGGACATTGTGGAGATATTGACCTCCAAACACAGTTACGGCCCCAGTCGGGATTGGCTTAAAATTGTAAAATCATCCCAGGCGAAGAGCCGCATCCGCCAGTGGTTCAAAAAAGAACACCGAGAGGAGAATGTCGGCAAAGGAAAAGAACTCCTGGACCGGGAGTTGAAAAAACACGGGATCGAGTGGGCCGACGTTCCCGAAGCGGTATGGCAAGAAACTGGGGAGAAACTCCATTACAGCAAGGCCGAAGATCTGTGGGCGGCCGTGGGATACGGCGCCGTGGGGGCCCAGCAGGCGGTGGGGCGGGTGTTGGAGCGGCTGCGCCGGGACGAGCGAGTTGCTCCAGCGACCGTGCCCGGGGATGCCCGGGAGCGCAAGGGGGATAAGTCAAGTTCGGGCATCCGGGTAAAAGGGGTGGATAACCTACTGGTGCGGTTTGCCCGGTGTTGTAACCCGGTTCCGGGTGATGAAATTGTGGGATATGTCACCCGGGGGCGGGGCGTGTCGGTCCACCGGGCAAACTGTCCGAATTTGAAACAGCTGTCCCAGTCCGAGGGTCGCCTGATCGACGTGTCCTGGGAAAGTTCTCCGGAGATTTCCTACAATGTCGAGATTGAGGTGACGGGGCTCGACCGGTGTGGTCTCATTAACGATGTGATGAACGCCGTGGCGGAGACCAAGACCGATATTACGGCGGTGAACGGAAGGGCGGATCAGCACAAGATGGCAATCATTCACCTGAGCCTCAATATCAGGAATGTCGATCACCTGCATACGGTGATCGAAAAGATTAAGCGGATCCGAGACATCTATACGGTGCGACGGGTGGTTCAGTAA
- the dtd gene encoding D-aminoacyl-tRNA deacylase: MRAVVQRVSRAEVRVEGERVARIGRGLLVLIGVSREDGEGDAVWLAEKLAGLRIFPDEAGKMGRSVLDVGGAVLTVSQFTLLGDCRKGRRPDFTGAAPAETALPLYERVNAHLREKGVRVETGVFGAHMDVELVNDGPVTLWLDSRV; the protein is encoded by the coding sequence ATGCGGGCGGTGGTACAGCGCGTATCCCGGGCCGAGGTGCGGGTGGAAGGCGAAAGGGTGGCCCGCATTGGCCGGGGACTCTTGGTGCTCATTGGCGTCTCCCGGGAGGATGGGGAGGGGGACGCGGTTTGGCTGGCGGAGAAGTTGGCGGGTCTGCGGATTTTTCCGGACGAAGCGGGGAAGATGGGGCGGTCGGTGCTGGATGTGGGGGGCGCGGTCCTGACGGTGTCGCAGTTTACGCTCCTCGGGGATTGCCGGAAAGGGCGGCGGCCAGATTTTACAGGGGCCGCGCCGGCGGAGACAGCCCTGCCTCTGTATGAGCGGGTGAACGCCCACCTCCGGGAGAAGGGAGTGAGAGTGGAGACGGGCGTTTTCGGAGCCCACATGGACGTGGAGTTGGTAAACGATGGCCCTGTGACGTTATGGCTGGACAGCAGGGTCTGA
- a CDS encoding MBL fold metallo-hydrolase — MRVERLVINEMGTNCYIVSGEDGGAVVIDPGGPLEPIEDYLQKQGLVVRAILLTHGHADHLAGLEALRERTGAPVYVHEADAEMLTDPARNLSAFMGRPVICRPADHRLKDGDVLEVGGLMVKVLHTPGHTPGGVCLDIAPQGAFIHPRVVFTGDTLFAGSIGRTDFPGGSYETLLASIRRALLPYEDDTVIYPGHEEDSTIGDERRFNPFLQDEEGLR, encoded by the coding sequence GTGCGGGTCGAGCGACTGGTGATTAATGAGATGGGCACAAACTGCTATATCGTGTCCGGGGAGGACGGTGGCGCAGTGGTGATCGACCCCGGAGGGCCCCTCGAACCCATCGAGGACTACTTACAAAAACAAGGGCTGGTGGTTCGGGCTATTCTTCTCACCCACGGCCACGCGGATCATCTCGCGGGCCTGGAAGCGCTCCGGGAGCGCACCGGGGCGCCGGTGTACGTCCACGAGGCGGATGCCGAGATGCTCACAGACCCCGCCAGAAACCTGTCGGCGTTCATGGGCCGACCGGTGATCTGTCGGCCTGCGGACCACCGCTTAAAAGATGGTGACGTTCTGGAGGTGGGAGGATTGATGGTCAAGGTCCTCCACACCCCGGGCCACACGCCGGGGGGAGTCTGTTTGGACATCGCGCCCCAGGGGGCCTTCATTCACCCGAGGGTCGTTTTTACCGGGGATACGCTGTTTGCCGGTTCCATCGGTCGGACAGATTTTCCCGGAGGCAGCTACGAGACCCTGCTGGCCTCGATCCGAAGGGCGCTCCTGCCTTACGAGGATGATACGGTGATCTATCCGGGCCACGAAGAGGATTCCACGATTGGCGATGAGCGCAGATTCAATCCATTTTTACAGGATGAGGAGGGATTGCGGTGA
- a CDS encoding dienelactone hydrolase family protein, with protein sequence MSLHTEWIEWSAAGARRRGYAVWLERATLPLPVVVVIQEIWGVDGHIRDMTERFAKAGYLAVAPDLYAADGARPPAMSEERIEAVKAFLDTLPPEAWGSPEKRDEALGRLPEPSRTEIAETLQALFGGMAANMETYVEILDGLVSHLAGLEASRGKPVGSVGYCMGGALSARLAARRQDLAGAVVNYGRLPDAETAKGIRCPLIGFFAELDPGITGQVPDFSEAMERNGKAWEAHVYPGAKHAFFNDTRGAYHVEAAMDAWVRTLEFFRKVLWGKRG encoded by the coding sequence GTGAGTTTACATACGGAGTGGATCGAATGGTCGGCGGCCGGTGCTCGGCGGCGGGGGTACGCCGTATGGCTCGAACGGGCGACCTTGCCGCTGCCTGTGGTGGTGGTTATTCAGGAGATCTGGGGTGTGGACGGCCACATCCGGGATATGACCGAACGGTTCGCCAAGGCCGGGTATCTGGCGGTGGCGCCAGACCTTTACGCCGCCGACGGCGCGCGTCCCCCGGCGATGAGCGAGGAGCGGATCGAGGCGGTCAAAGCGTTCCTCGATACGCTTCCCCCCGAGGCTTGGGGAAGCCCGGAGAAACGGGACGAGGCGCTGGGGCGGCTGCCCGAGCCGTCCCGGACAGAAATCGCCGAAACGCTCCAGGCGCTGTTTGGCGGGATGGCTGCGAACATGGAGACTTACGTGGAGATCCTCGACGGTTTGGTTTCCCATCTTGCCGGGCTGGAAGCGTCTCGGGGAAAACCCGTGGGTTCCGTGGGGTATTGTATGGGCGGTGCGCTGTCAGCCCGGTTGGCCGCCCGGCGGCAGGACCTGGCCGGAGCCGTGGTGAATTACGGGCGGCTTCCGGATGCCGAGACGGCCAAGGGCATCCGGTGTCCGTTAATCGGCTTTTTTGCCGAGCTGGATCCGGGGATCACCGGTCAGGTTCCCGACTTTAGCGAGGCCATGGAGCGAAATGGGAAAGCCTGGGAAGCGCACGTGTACCCGGGTGCGAAGCACGCCTTTTTCAACGACACCCGGGGTGCGTACCACGTCGAGGCGGCCATGGACGCGTGGGTGCGGACACTGGAGTTCTTCCGCAAGGTGCTGTGGGGGAAACGTGGCTGA
- a CDS encoding O-acetyl-ADP-ribose deacetylase, translated as MWIRSLGDRLIRLHQGDITKLDVDAIVNAANSTLLGGGGVDGAIHRAAGPELLEECRTLKGCPTGQAKITKGYRLPAAHVIHTVGPIWRGGSAGEAELLRSCYVNSLSLADAHGLKSIAFPAISTGVYGYPKEEASTIAIGTVADLLPHTTSVREVVFVLYSAADYRLYERKAAQILHRERR; from the coding sequence ATGTGGATTCGGTCGCTGGGAGATCGCCTGATTCGGTTACACCAAGGGGATATCACGAAGCTAGACGTTGATGCCATTGTCAATGCCGCCAATTCCACGCTGCTCGGCGGAGGCGGTGTGGACGGGGCCATCCACCGGGCTGCGGGGCCGGAGTTGCTCGAGGAGTGCCGAACACTCAAGGGATGCCCCACCGGCCAGGCGAAGATCACGAAGGGGTATCGCCTCCCGGCCGCCCATGTCATCCACACGGTGGGGCCGATTTGGCGAGGGGGTTCCGCTGGAGAGGCTGAACTTTTACGATCGTGTTATGTAAACTCTTTGTCCCTCGCCGATGCCCACGGTCTGAAGAGTATCGCCTTTCCCGCCATCAGCACGGGGGTCTATGGGTATCCAAAAGAAGAAGCGTCCACCATTGCCATCGGCACGGTGGCCGACCTCCTGCCCCACACAACGAGTGTCAGGGAAGTGGTGTTTGTTTTGTATTCCGCGGCGGACTACAGGCTATATGAGCGAAAAGCCGCCCAGATATTGCACCGGGAGAGGCGGTGA
- a CDS encoding YeiH family protein, with the protein MDEAKPMAVDHETEANPPRTFYRGLLRSFHPTGRFVGGVLFTFAVAAAGTALAELPGLGRLGPMVLAILLAVVYRQVAGYPVFLVSGIQFSSKVLLRVAIILYGFRVNIAMIAHQGWHMILQDLASVVLAIALTALFAHWFHADRRLSFLLGIGTGVCGAAAIAAVAPLLKSRDEDTAAGVGLVALIGTVFTIAYTVIRPWLPISDLQYGLWAGSSLHEIAHVAAAAAPAGQSVLAEAILAKLGRVALLVPLSLILLGWLSRRGRSTDRAAFTFPWFLLGFVATSVITTYVPLTPSFLNAVSTVASWLLTAAMVGLGLNVELRQLLGRAARPLGAMLMASVVLSFTAYWLSVL; encoded by the coding sequence GTGGACGAAGCAAAGCCGATGGCCGTGGATCACGAGACCGAAGCGAATCCGCCCAGGACATTTTACCGGGGCCTACTCAGGTCTTTCCACCCGACGGGACGGTTTGTCGGGGGCGTGCTTTTCACCTTTGCTGTGGCGGCGGCAGGCACAGCCCTCGCGGAACTGCCGGGACTGGGGCGTCTCGGGCCGATGGTCTTGGCGATCCTTCTGGCGGTCGTGTACCGGCAGGTGGCAGGATACCCCGTGTTTTTGGTCAGCGGTATCCAGTTCTCTTCAAAGGTTTTGCTGCGAGTGGCCATTATTTTATACGGGTTTCGGGTGAACATCGCCATGATCGCCCACCAAGGATGGCACATGATCCTGCAAGACCTCGCGAGTGTGGTCCTGGCCATCGCCCTGACCGCTCTTTTTGCCCACTGGTTTCACGCAGATCGCCGTCTGTCCTTTCTGCTTGGGATCGGGACGGGGGTTTGCGGGGCGGCGGCCATCGCCGCTGTGGCTCCACTGTTGAAATCCCGGGACGAAGATACGGCAGCCGGGGTGGGGCTTGTGGCTTTGATTGGAACGGTGTTTACCATCGCATATACGGTGATTCGCCCATGGCTGCCCATCAGCGACCTCCAGTACGGCCTTTGGGCCGGTTCCAGTTTGCACGAGATCGCCCATGTGGCCGCGGCCGCGGCACCCGCGGGGCAGAGCGTTCTTGCGGAGGCGATTCTGGCCAAACTCGGGCGAGTGGCGCTCCTGGTGCCCTTGTCCCTGATACTGCTCGGGTGGCTGAGCCGCCGGGGCAGATCGACCGACCGGGCGGCGTTTACTTTTCCGTGGTTTCTCCTCGGTTTTGTCGCCACGAGCGTGATCACCACCTACGTGCCTTTGACGCCTTCGTTTTTGAACGCCGTGTCCACCGTGGCTTCCTGGCTTCTCACCGCAGCGATGGTGGGATTGGGTCTGAATGTGGAGTTGCGGCAACTGCTCGGACGGGCGGCCCGGCCCCTGGGCGCAATGCTCATGGCTTCGGTGGTACTGTCCTTTACCGCCTACTGGTTGAGCGTGTTATAA
- a CDS encoding ArnT family glycosyltransferase — translation MIRWPRWIGWVILLAFVLRIAALMMYGLNLTLHSDDQGYVHSAIRLLQTGTLTYRGPSEPARFELDPTVKIMPGQPFLLAAIFWLFGTGTVGVYAAKIATILIGLAGIYGIYLLGRYCFGEAAGLMAALLLAVSVEQILTDNLLLTETPFMTSLVYLVYFSVKLASERKPVYFYALLFFYLVALFFKATIALYPLVLFVYLLFKRYPFPLMIRQAAMALIAILVVLGPWWVRNYVHYHQFIPLTAGDGNPLLMGTYQGVGYPNREPLSTLFQRLQTEYPNADSFTWMQIQKKVAMDRLREWWQSSPGSLLYSYLVRKPIILWGGTFYWIEIFKISPGIVVVLHHLAVVAGAAGGVLYLLLSWRNRGDMLFIAMVLGYFTIVYSVYFVFGRYNVAEMPFVYLGIGAGIVAVWRRMQGTEKRRR, via the coding sequence GTGATTCGATGGCCGCGATGGATCGGATGGGTCATTCTGCTGGCGTTTGTCCTGCGAATCGCCGCCTTGATGATGTATGGTTTGAACCTCACGCTCCACAGCGACGATCAAGGGTACGTGCACAGTGCGATCCGACTCCTGCAAACTGGCACCTTGACCTACCGGGGCCCCTCCGAACCCGCGCGATTCGAACTCGACCCGACGGTGAAAATCATGCCGGGACAGCCATTTTTGTTAGCCGCGATCTTCTGGTTGTTCGGAACGGGAACCGTCGGTGTGTATGCTGCTAAAATCGCCACGATCCTCATCGGCCTGGCCGGGATCTATGGGATTTATTTGCTGGGGCGGTATTGTTTCGGCGAGGCGGCGGGTTTGATGGCGGCGCTCTTGTTGGCCGTCTCGGTTGAGCAGATTTTAACGGATAATTTGTTGTTAACGGAAACTCCATTTATGACGAGTCTGGTCTATTTGGTATACTTTTCGGTAAAGCTGGCGTCTGAACGCAAACCGGTGTATTTCTATGCCCTGTTGTTCTTTTATCTTGTTGCGCTTTTCTTCAAAGCCACGATCGCCCTGTATCCGCTGGTGTTGTTCGTGTATCTGCTGTTCAAAAGATACCCTTTTCCGTTAATGATCCGCCAGGCGGCCATGGCGCTGATCGCGATTCTTGTCGTTCTCGGGCCGTGGTGGGTGCGCAATTATGTCCATTATCATCAGTTTATCCCCCTGACCGCCGGCGATGGGAATCCCCTGTTAATGGGGACGTATCAGGGCGTGGGGTACCCAAACCGCGAGCCCTTGTCCACCCTGTTTCAGCGTCTTCAGACCGAATATCCGAACGCCGACTCTTTCACGTGGATGCAGATCCAAAAAAAAGTCGCCATGGATCGACTGCGGGAGTGGTGGCAAAGCAGCCCGGGGTCTCTCCTGTACAGCTACCTGGTTCGCAAACCGATCATCCTGTGGGGTGGAACGTTTTACTGGATCGAGATTTTCAAAATCAGCCCGGGGATCGTAGTGGTCCTCCACCATTTGGCGGTGGTGGCCGGGGCAGCAGGCGGAGTGCTTTATCTTTTGCTCAGCTGGCGCAATCGTGGGGATATGCTTTTCATCGCCATGGTGCTCGGGTATTTTACAATTGTGTACAGCGTCTACTTTGTATTTGGCCGCTACAATGTCGCCGAGATGCCCTTTGTGTATCTCGGCATCGGGGCCGGGATTGTTGCCGTCTGGAGGCGGATGCAGGGCACCGAGAAGAGGCGGAGGTAG
- a CDS encoding LysR family transcriptional regulator, whose protein sequence is MDHSLLIFATVAKTRNFSRAAEALHMTQPAVSLQIQALEQRFGVKLLERTNRTVRLTRAGEILLDRAEEILESYRELGLIMDDLVQGEGGHLAIGASYTFGEYVLPRILAQFCRRYPKVSVAITIENTSQVAEAIVRREQDVGIVEGGLHHSDLEVLPLFEDELRVVIPAGHRLAGRAEATPEELAGERWILREHGSGTREAADKLFSATGLVPAALMELGSTQIIKESVEAGLGVSLLSTWTVVKEIRLGTLKTLRLHEFPIFRTFSVVLHRARYHIRAVDHFIAVLREESETIRRFGTSRWEKGIPEGGCTPITKRAGIERETRPGPNDGQGG, encoded by the coding sequence ATGGACCATTCTCTGCTCATCTTCGCGACCGTGGCCAAGACTCGCAATTTTTCCCGGGCCGCCGAAGCCCTTCACATGACTCAACCAGCTGTCAGCCTGCAGATCCAAGCTCTTGAACAGAGGTTTGGCGTCAAGCTCTTGGAACGCACCAACCGGACCGTGCGATTGACCCGGGCTGGGGAAATTCTCCTGGATCGGGCCGAAGAGATCCTCGAGTCTTATCGGGAACTCGGCCTGATTATGGACGACCTGGTGCAAGGGGAAGGGGGCCATCTCGCCATCGGGGCGAGCTATACCTTTGGAGAGTATGTCCTTCCCCGGATTCTGGCCCAATTCTGTAGGCGCTACCCCAAGGTGTCCGTGGCGATCACCATCGAGAATACCTCTCAAGTGGCCGAAGCCATTGTGCGGCGAGAACAGGATGTGGGGATCGTGGAAGGGGGGCTGCATCACTCAGATCTAGAGGTGTTGCCCCTTTTTGAAGACGAGCTTCGCGTCGTCATTCCCGCCGGCCATCGGTTGGCCGGCCGTGCTGAAGCGACGCCGGAGGAGTTGGCGGGGGAAAGGTGGATTCTGCGTGAGCACGGCTCCGGAACCCGGGAAGCGGCCGATAAATTGTTCTCGGCAACGGGACTTGTTCCCGCGGCGCTCATGGAACTCGGGAGCACGCAAATCATCAAAGAATCGGTGGAGGCCGGCCTCGGAGTTTCCTTGCTTTCCACGTGGACCGTCGTCAAAGAAATCCGCTTGGGGACCTTAAAAACCCTGCGACTGCACGAGTTTCCGATTTTTCGTACGTTCTCTGTCGTGCTCCATCGCGCCCGTTATCACATCCGGGCCGTGGATCATTTTATTGCCGTTTTGCGGGAGGAATCGGAGACCATTCGTCGATTTGGCACCAGCCGATGGGAGAAGGGGATTCCGGAGGGTGGATGCACGCCCATCACAAAACGCGCCGGCATCGAGAGGGAAACCCGCCCTGGGCCGAATGATGGCCAGGGCGGGTGA
- the aceA gene encoding isocitrate lyase — translation MIDKQEAEALERSWETDPRWKGIVRTYSAEDVLRLRGSIRIEHTLARMGAERLWHLLHTEPYVPALGALTGNQAVQQVKAGLKAIYLSGWQVAADANLAGQMYPDQSLYPANSVPHVVKRINQALQRADQIHHMEGKDDIYWFAPIVADAEAGFGGPLNVYELMKAMIEAGAAGVHFEDQLAAEKKCGHMGGKVLIPASQAIRNLTAARLAADVMGVPTILVARTDALAATMITSDIDPRDQGFITGERTSEGFYRVRNGLEAAIARGLAYAPYADMIWCETSEPNLEEARLFAEAIHAKFPGKLLAYNCSPSFNWKRKLDDAAIADFQKKLGQMGYKFQFVTLAGFHALNFSMFDLARQYKERGMAAYAELQQREFASEVYGYTATKHQREVGAGYFDEVSMVISGGTSSTTALTGSTEEEQFV, via the coding sequence ATGATCGACAAACAAGAAGCGGAAGCGTTAGAGCGCAGTTGGGAAACAGATCCCCGTTGGAAAGGGATCGTTCGGACCTATTCGGCGGAAGATGTGCTACGGCTTAGGGGCTCGATTCGAATCGAGCACACCCTGGCGCGGATGGGAGCCGAGCGCCTGTGGCATCTGCTCCATACGGAGCCTTACGTCCCCGCCCTGGGGGCTTTGACCGGGAATCAAGCGGTGCAACAGGTCAAAGCCGGACTCAAGGCGATCTACCTGAGCGGCTGGCAGGTGGCGGCGGACGCCAATCTCGCCGGACAGATGTATCCGGATCAGAGCCTGTACCCCGCCAACAGCGTTCCCCACGTGGTAAAACGGATCAACCAGGCTCTGCAACGGGCGGATCAGATCCACCACATGGAGGGCAAAGATGATATCTACTGGTTTGCCCCCATTGTGGCCGACGCCGAGGCGGGATTCGGGGGGCCGCTGAACGTTTATGAGCTGATGAAAGCGATGATCGAAGCGGGAGCGGCGGGCGTCCACTTTGAAGATCAATTGGCCGCCGAGAAAAAGTGCGGCCACATGGGAGGCAAGGTCCTGATCCCCGCTTCCCAGGCTATCCGGAATTTGACCGCGGCCCGGTTGGCGGCGGACGTGATGGGGGTGCCGACGATCTTGGTGGCCCGGACCGACGCGTTGGCGGCCACCATGATCACCAGCGACATCGACCCGCGGGATCAAGGATTTATCACCGGCGAACGCACCTCCGAAGGATTCTACAGGGTGCGCAACGGGCTGGAGGCGGCCATCGCCCGGGGGCTCGCCTATGCTCCGTACGCGGACATGATCTGGTGCGAAACCTCGGAGCCGAATCTCGAAGAGGCGCGCCTGTTCGCCGAAGCGATTCATGCGAAATTCCCGGGCAAGTTGTTGGCTTACAATTGTTCGCCGTCCTTCAACTGGAAGCGGAAACTGGACGACGCCGCCATCGCCGACTTCCAGAAGAAGTTGGGACAGATGGGATACAAGTTCCAATTCGTCACCCTGGCTGGTTTCCACGCCCTCAATTTCAGCATGTTCGACCTGGCGCGGCAATACAAAGAGCGCGGGATGGCCGCCTACGCCGAGCTGCAACAGCGGGAATTCGCCAGCGAAGTGTACGGGTACACGGCGACCAAACACCAGCGCGAGGTCGGAGCGGGATATTTTGACGAGGTGAGCATGGTCATCTCCGGGGGGACCTCCTCCACCACGGCGCTCACCGGTTCCACCGAAGAGGAGCAGTTCGTCTAG